ATTGAAGTCTCCCTTACGAATTTTTATGTCACCTCTTTCGGTCCTAGTGAGTGAGGATGTGAGGGCGTTGTAGAAGTCGTCTTTGATGTCATCGCTGGCGTCTTCTTTCGGGGCATAGCACTGCACGATGGTGATGTGTCTAGCATTGCATCGAAATCTGCCAATGATGATTCTGTCGGATACTGGGCTCCAGGAAATTAGTGCCTGTTTGTACTGTTTGGACACATATATCCCGACTCCGCTCCTGCCTCCATCAATGGTCCCGCTGTGCATCACTAGATTGCCtcttgatgttgttgttgtcccgTTACCTCTCCATCTCATCTTACTGATGCGATTGAGATGACATTGCGATCTgcattttctccatttttcctTCAAACTGCGCCAGTCTGTTTGGTTCCATTAAAGTCCTCACGTTCCATCGTCcaatatgtattatatatgtacatatatttgtatataaccaaatgtttggctgcactaaatttaatttttttgcttggcgaaaaatgaatgaaatgaaatgtgTGTTTCAGCTCTACTAATTTTCAAGTACGTATGACCCAAGAATTAAAAGGAAGCTGGAATATTTCAGCACAGCACTTGGATTTAATTTGTCTTTTCTCGACTTTCTCGAATATTCAAGTAAATTACAATAAATCCACAGCCATTACATTTTCTCTCCGTCCAGGAAATTGCCCACCAGTCAACCTCAACTGCTTCCCCATCCCACAGGTAGAAAACCCAAGATACCTGGGCTTCAAGCTAGATAGGAGGCATACTTGGAAGTCTCACCTAGTCGAAAAGCTAAAGCAGTGTGAAGTAAGATTAAAGTAAGGCGTACTGTTGGATGATGGGTGTGAGGTCGAAGCTGAGAGCTTCGAAACTCTTCGAAAATCCAAATTTACAAGGCGATTATTCGGCCAATTTGGATACACGGGATCCAACTTTGGGGCACGACCAGCAAAACTAATATTCGGACTATTCAGACATTTGAAAATGGAGCCCTCcgtatcgccactggggcccacgtctaccACGACAACCAGACAATCCACGAGGGGCTTAGCTTCCCATGGGTGAAAGAGGAGATACAGAGAAGCAGCAAGTACATCCAGAGGCTACACAACCACCCCAACGAGTTGGCGACCACTCTCTTCGACAACAGAGGACAGATGCGGAGGCAGCGCAAAACTCACCCGCTCGACCtcatttatttgaattgaagtTACACTTCACAGACGCGTCACGAGCAgctttttcttttgttgtaaatgttttggtatatttttgtttgtgtaaAAACACTGTGTCACTGTCACCTTTCAttacccatttttttttaaaacttagcACCAAGTCCACTTgggggcgccaaaatgttTATCGATATTAGTTTATCTCTCACaaactataaaataataaccaaTACTTACTAGGAAACCTAGGAAACCCGCAAGTTAAGTCAAATTTGCTCCGCGAAATCTTATTATGCCAAATGTGAAAAAACTAGTGGAAATAGTTCAAATTTATTGTCGCACCTCCTGTTAACCTCCAACAGTCCAGTTTACCAAGATCTGTTTTATAAGGGGTACAGAATTGATCGTCTATTCTTAGTCTCTTGCGCGCATTGATTATTGAACATggcaggatgttgttgaacgcaccttctatgtgtagaaaagcaatgaatgcgtattccttgtcactaaaTGCTTTGACGAAcgtagtgatctcgtggagtgccgtctccgtggatcggtccttcctatacgcatgctgcgatcccgagatatcatctgggttaaaggtaagattaatgtgggggctgattagtctctccattgtcttgaggaggaaggacgacaggcttataggTCTGAAGCCCTTAGGGATGCCAATTCTGAAAATTGATAAGAAAGCTTTCCTGACCCAAGACCTCATATTGGGTCCGGcattaattagttgagccgggacaatgccatctgggcctggggatttgaaaggcttgaagctgtttatcgcccagctgagatacctatTAGACTTCTGCATGAATGTATCCAAAATGACAAATGAATCATTTATTCTAAAAGTGGGCACACTTTTTTTTCAGCACAGTATATTTGGGCATGAATGAGTagggtattattttttgttttatttgacaGTTTTCACACTCATTCCATAGTTGTACAGCTATTAAAGAGTACAGGTAAATTGGTGTGCCGTAGTCAACTCACTGTACAGTGTTTTGGTGTTCAGTTGACTTACTGTACAGTGAGAGAAACTTCATGACTGGAAAATACACATAAATATTTCTCGtgtttatttatcattttgtATTGGTGAggatatttttgttaaattattGATGTGTGGAACAGTTAAATGTAATGTTGCTTCCCTCCAGCTTTTTGGAACACATTTCAAACGGTGGAAGAAGTTTGACAATTCCGCTAATATTGTTCAAATTTATGTCTTGGATTCttgaaatttcatttttatccACCAAAATCTGCGAAATTTCCATCCAGTTTTGCTCAACTGACTTCAAGAGGTTAAATATTGTATTCCAACGAGTTGGACAGTAGCTTTTTAAGGTGCTTGTTAAGTTCCAGTTTTGTccagtttttttaaaatatttaacaagttTGCTGCAGCGATTAACCAAATCCAGGAATTCTGGTACTTCATTCAAAATGTGCTTAAGCTCACCAGCTAATAATTTGGATTTTAACGTGGCAGAGTACTCTTTAAAAGAGGATTCCGTTGTTTTGTCCtgattgaaaataatttggttT
This is a stretch of genomic DNA from Drosophila bipectinata strain 14024-0381.07 chromosome 4, DbipHiC1v2, whole genome shotgun sequence. It encodes these proteins:
- the LOC138926920 gene encoding craniofacial development protein 2-like, coding for MRWRGNGTTTTSRGNLVMHSGTIDGGRSGVGIYVSKQYKQALISWSPVSDRIIIGRFRCNARHITIVQCYAPKEDASDDIKDDFYNALTSSLTRTERGDIKIRKGDFNAKIGPNNNRLEPIMGRHGVGTRSNNGDRLVDLCQTFQLVIGGTVFPHKENLWKSINTHGPLRIDKRNSLKSKADHDCRARDEHKERSQHEQHGLVVPDN